The Quercus robur chromosome 7, dhQueRobu3.1, whole genome shotgun sequence genome has a segment encoding these proteins:
- the LOC126693093 gene encoding uncharacterized protein LOC126693093 produces the protein MRTVASPWTNTFLFSRINGSRNALKSSLNLQFRHSNPKSNSPSTPPLAIAMAASSPLSTTNPHPQTVSAGDGDKDHSNVFQLIQAHQEKAARLPPVEEIRTVLDHSVRGMLSTLSQKHEGYPSGSMVDFACVADGSPILAVSSLAAHAKDLTVNPKCSLLVARDPEDRTDLVITLHGDAISVSENDIAAIRTAYLARHPNAFWVDFGDFQFMRIVPKVVRYVSGVATAQLGSGEFSGEDYKSAKVDPIAQFSKPVASHMNRDHAEDTKVIVQHWTSIPVDFAYMLDLDSLGFNVKAGYQGTNFKLRIPFPRRAEDRKDVKTLVVEMLQAAKPLAD, from the exons ATGAGGACTGTGGCATCGCCGTGGACGAATACCTTCCTATTTTCCCGCATTAATGGCAGTAGAAATGCCCTTAAATCTTCTCTGAATTTACAGTTTCGCCACTCGAATCCCAAGTCCAACTCTCCTTCAACTCCTCCTCTCGCCATCGCCATGGCTGCTTCATCTCCTCTATCCACAACAAATCCTCATCCTCag ACTGTGTCAGCTGGAGATGGTGACAAAGATCACTCCAATGTGTTTCAACTCATTCAAGCACATcag GAAAAAGCTGCTCGGCTTCCTCCAGTTGAGGAAATTAGAACTGTGCTTGATCACAGTGTGCGCGGAATGCTCTCTACGTTATCTCAG AAGCATGAGGGCTATCCATCAGGGTCGATGGTTGATTTTGCCTGTGTTGCAGATGGATCTCCAATATTAGCAGTCAGCAGCCTGGCAGCTCATGCAAAA GACTTAACAGTAAATCCCAAGTGCTCATTGCTTGTTGCTAGAGATCCTGAGGACAGGACTGATTTAGTAATCACTCTGCATGGTGATGCTATTTCT GTTTCTGAAAATGATATAGCTGCCATTCGTACTGCATATTTGGCAAGACATCCAAATGCATTTTGG GTTGACTTTGGTGACTTTCAATTTATGCGCATTGTACCAAAAGTTGTACGGTATGTTTCAGGGGTTGCCACAGCTCAGTTAGGATCAGGAG AGTTCAGTGGAGAGGATTACAAATCTGCAAAAGTTGATCCAATAGCCCAGTTTTCTAAGCCTGTTGCT TCTCATATGAATAGAGATCATGCTGAAGATACAAAAGTCATTGTGCAACACTGGACATCAATTCCG GTGGACTTTGCTTACATGCTGGATTTGGATAGCCTTGGTTTCAATGTTAAG GCTGGTTATCAAGGGACAAATTTCAAGCTTCGAATTCCTTTCCCTAGGCGTGCTGAAGATAGAAA